A section of the Hippea sp. KM1 genome encodes:
- a CDS encoding 3-methyl-2-oxobutanoate dehydrogenase subunit beta, which translates to MIIPTEEIMQTNHLACPGCGAALAMRYALKALGRKTIVVIPACCWTVINGPWGKNYAGVPVFHTAFETTAAVAAGIRTSLAAQGKDDITVMGWAGDGGTFDIGLQALSGAAERNDDIIYVCYDNEAYMNTGIQRSSATPVGAETTTTPAPLLKDRPKKDLMEIVAAHSVPYIASATIAYPTDFIKKFEKAKSKRGFKLIHIFSPCPPGHKFAENKTIDVSKLAVETGIFPLYEIEDGIYKINKKPKFRPVEEYLSLQGRFKNMSKEQIRSIEEAIQIKWQRLNAKAEYLK; encoded by the coding sequence ATGATAATACCAACAGAAGAGATAATGCAGACCAACCACCTGGCGTGTCCGGGGTGTGGTGCTGCTTTGGCTATGAGATATGCCTTGAAGGCTTTGGGCAGAAAGACCATTGTTGTGATTCCCGCCTGTTGCTGGACGGTTATAAACGGTCCGTGGGGTAAGAATTACGCCGGTGTGCCTGTATTCCATACGGCATTTGAGACAACCGCAGCCGTTGCAGCCGGCATAAGGACATCGCTTGCAGCCCAGGGTAAGGATGATATCACTGTTATGGGTTGGGCTGGCGATGGCGGCACATTCGATATAGGATTGCAGGCCCTAAGCGGTGCGGCAGAGAGAAACGACGACATCATCTATGTCTGTTATGATAACGAGGCTTACATGAATACAGGCATTCAGAGGAGTTCTGCAACGCCTGTTGGTGCAGAGACGACCACAACACCGGCTCCGCTTTTGAAGGATAGACCTAAGAAGGATTTAATGGAGATCGTTGCAGCACACTCCGTTCCTTACATAGCATCGGCCACAATAGCCTATCCGACGGATTTTATAAAGAAGTTTGAAAAGGCCAAGAGCAAGAGGGGCTTTAAGCTTATTCACATCTTTAGCCCATGTCCGCCCGGGCATAAGTTTGCGGAGAACAAGACCATAGATGTCTCAAAGCTGGCCGTTGAGACCGGCATCTTCCCCCTTTATGAGATAGAGGATGGTATCTATAAGATAAACAAGAAGCCCAAGTTCAGGCCTGTTGAGGAGTATTTGAGCCTTCAGGGTAGGTTTAAGAACATGTCAAAGGAGCAGATAAGGTCGATTGAGGAGGCAATCCAGATAAAGTGGCAGAGGCTTAACGCCAAGGCTGAATACCTCAAATAA
- a CDS encoding ATP-binding protein has product MAIRKLNYDDVKVEFDFDVENIDSDGFLVYQKRIELALEKLSSIASFDHNLYISGELSRDDKYTVIEMLNRFAQNSKTQLYDYCYVNNFKNPKEPKIIKLKPSQGKEFVKCMDDLVDYLIKSVPRIFDSKEYEEKVQDVIRHYDEINKKLYEDLQKKANELDFTVKFSQMGIVVNPVIAGRIITEREYAGLSDDIKKSIEEKRKELEKHIDEFLDKTKELEKEKQEKLKKINDEMSLFVVSPKIDEIRNKFKDNPDIEEYLDEVEDYTLKNISIFLPQKNQQFPFFNMPMKYTEYKVNLFVDNSQTRDVPVVYEENPTYYNVFGKLEKQAYFGAFITDFTHIISGSIHKANGGYLLLDAFSVLVNPGVWDTLKKALLSKKSVIEEWSEKYGIIASETLKPEPIDLDIKVVLFGPEYIYDILFSYDEEFKKLFKIKTNFDYSIPKEKNIAAKYAAKIIEYCKKNNLKIPSKEGFEALFKYSSRIVEDRKRLWAYTDDVLDIVREAQTLSKNDHLGYNEIKLAIEERKFLKSLWKEKIYEMIQRGQIIIDLKGKRVGQINGLSVLDLGDFSFGRPNKIVARTYLGKEGVVSVERESKLSGRIFDKSSFIITGYINGTYGFNKTLSFSATLSFEQSYSMIDGDSASVAEVLAVLSALSGVELKQNLAITGSMDQNGTVQPIGGVNEKVEGFYEVCKITGNLEGAGVVIPSKNLDNLVLDDEVEDAIKKGIFHLYAIDTIDDAIEIFTDLKAGKRVNNGFEKGSFHYLVDRKLKRINDMLRRENQEE; this is encoded by the coding sequence ATGGCCATACGCAAGCTTAATTACGATGATGTGAAGGTGGAATTCGATTTTGATGTTGAGAATATAGATAGTGATGGTTTTTTGGTATATCAGAAGAGGATTGAGCTGGCCTTAGAAAAGCTCAGCAGTATAGCAAGCTTTGACCACAATCTTTACATATCGGGTGAACTGTCAAGGGACGATAAATACACAGTTATAGAGATGCTTAACAGGTTTGCCCAAAACAGCAAGACCCAACTTTACGATTACTGCTATGTCAATAACTTCAAAAACCCCAAAGAGCCGAAGATCATCAAACTCAAACCGTCGCAGGGCAAGGAATTTGTAAAGTGTATGGATGATCTGGTCGATTACCTCATAAAGAGCGTGCCGAGGATATTCGACAGCAAGGAGTATGAGGAGAAGGTTCAGGATGTTATAAGGCATTACGATGAGATAAACAAAAAACTCTATGAGGATTTGCAAAAGAAGGCCAATGAGCTGGATTTTACCGTAAAATTCTCCCAGATGGGCATAGTTGTAAACCCCGTAATTGCAGGAAGGATCATCACAGAAAGGGAGTATGCCGGTCTGTCGGATGATATAAAAAAAAGCATAGAAGAGAAGCGGAAGGAATTAGAAAAGCATATAGACGAGTTTTTAGATAAGACAAAGGAGCTTGAGAAGGAAAAGCAGGAAAAGCTCAAAAAGATCAACGATGAGATGTCTCTGTTTGTTGTATCGCCCAAGATAGACGAGATTAGAAACAAATTCAAGGACAACCCGGATATTGAGGAGTATTTAGATGAGGTTGAGGATTACACGCTGAAAAACATATCCATATTCCTGCCTCAGAAGAATCAGCAGTTTCCCTTCTTCAATATGCCCATGAAATACACCGAATACAAGGTTAATCTGTTTGTGGATAACAGTCAGACCAGGGATGTGCCTGTGGTGTATGAGGAGAATCCGACATATTACAATGTATTCGGCAAGCTGGAGAAGCAGGCCTATTTTGGTGCGTTCATAACGGACTTTACCCACATAATATCCGGTTCGATCCATAAGGCCAACGGCGGCTATCTTCTGCTTGATGCCTTTAGTGTTTTGGTTAATCCCGGTGTGTGGGATACGCTGAAGAAGGCTCTATTATCTAAAAAGAGCGTGATTGAGGAGTGGAGCGAGAAATACGGCATAATAGCCTCTGAGACCCTAAAGCCCGAACCTATAGACTTAGACATAAAGGTTGTGCTGTTTGGGCCTGAATACATTTACGATATACTGTTTAGCTATGATGAGGAGTTTAAGAAGCTATTTAAAATAAAGACCAATTTTGACTATTCCATACCCAAGGAGAAAAACATAGCGGCTAAATATGCAGCCAAGATCATAGAATATTGCAAGAAAAACAACCTAAAGATACCCTCAAAAGAGGGGTTTGAGGCGCTATTTAAGTATTCATCCAGGATTGTGGAGGATAGAAAGAGGCTGTGGGCATATACAGACGATGTTTTGGATATTGTTAGGGAAGCCCAGACCTTAAGCAAAAACGACCACTTAGGGTATAACGAGATTAAGCTTGCTATAGAGGAGAGGAAGTTTCTAAAGAGCCTGTGGAAGGAAAAGATCTATGAGATGATCCAGAGGGGTCAGATTATCATAGACCTAAAGGGTAAGAGGGTTGGCCAGATAAACGGGCTCTCCGTTTTGGATTTGGGTGATTTCTCCTTCGGAAGACCCAACAAGATAGTGGCAAGGACATACTTAGGCAAGGAGGGCGTTGTTAGTGTTGAGAGGGAGAGTAAGCTCTCAGGCAGGATCTTCGATAAATCCTCGTTCATAATAACAGGTTATATCAACGGCACATACGGTTTTAACAAGACATTGAGCTTTTCTGCAACCCTCTCATTTGAGCAGTCCTATTCCATGATAGATGGGGATAGTGCATCTGTTGCAGAGGTGTTGGCCGTTTTGTCCGCCCTGTCCGGTGTTGAGCTTAAGCAGAATTTGGCCATTACAGGCTCGATGGATCAAAACGGCACGGTGCAGCCGATTGGCGGTGTAAATGAGAAGGTTGAGGGCTTTTATGAGGTCTGCAAGATAACGGGCAATCTTGAGGGTGCTGGCGTGGTTATACCGTCTAAGAACTTAGATAATTTGGTGCTGGACGATGAGGTTGAGGATGCTATCAAGAAGGGCATCTTCCATCTCTATGCCATAGATACGATTGACGATGCCATAGAGATATTCACCGACTTAAAGGCCGGCAAAAGGGTAAATAACGGATTTGAGAAGGGGAGTTTCCACTATTTGGTGGATAGAAAACTCAAAAGAATCAACGATATGTTGAGAAGGGAAAATCAGGAAGAATGA
- the aroC gene encoding chorismate synthase — protein MIRFLDGGESHGKALVAIIEGFPAGFNIDENYINKRLLLRQSGYGRGGRQKIEKDRVEFISGVRFGQTIGSPITMVIYNRDFENWKDVMSPLGRPTDQKRVSRPRPGHADLVGYLKYNRSDIRDVLERSSARETAIRVAVGALCEAALEEIGVNMFAFVRSIGRVRLSDVDYNDDNLIDKIEKSPVFCPDERTTDLMIAEIEKAKAEGDSIGGSVEVVARGVVCGLGSYSFYDRRLDARIASCLVGIQAVKAVEIGDGFENASKFGSEVHDEIVYEDGYRRLTNRAGGIEGGMSNGEDIIVRAYMKPIPTLKKGLRSVDIDTHKEELSAFERSDVCAVPALSIVAKSAVAFEIFKAYLEKFGSDTMDELKERVAAYKSYLIKK, from the coding sequence ATGATACGGTTTCTTGATGGTGGTGAATCCCACGGTAAGGCACTGGTTGCCATTATTGAGGGATTCCCGGCCGGTTTCAATATAGATGAAAACTATATAAACAAACGGCTTCTGTTGAGGCAGTCCGGCTATGGCAGGGGCGGCAGGCAGAAGATAGAAAAGGATAGGGTTGAGTTTATAAGCGGTGTCAGATTTGGTCAAACCATAGGCTCGCCCATAACCATGGTTATATACAACAGGGATTTTGAGAATTGGAAAGATGTAATGAGTCCCCTTGGCAGGCCAACAGACCAGAAGAGGGTGTCAAGGCCGCGGCCGGGTCATGCCGATTTGGTGGGTTATCTTAAATACAACCGCAGCGATATTCGTGATGTGCTGGAGCGCTCAAGCGCCAGGGAGACGGCGATCAGGGTTGCGGTTGGTGCGCTGTGCGAGGCGGCACTTGAAGAGATAGGCGTCAATATGTTTGCCTTTGTCAGGTCTATTGGAAGGGTTAGGCTAAGCGATGTTGATTACAACGACGATAACCTGATAGATAAGATAGAAAAATCTCCGGTGTTCTGCCCCGATGAGAGAACAACAGACCTGATGATAGCAGAGATAGAAAAGGCCAAGGCCGAGGGTGATAGCATAGGCGGCAGTGTTGAGGTGGTTGCAAGGGGTGTGGTTTGCGGTCTTGGCAGCTATTCGTTTTACGATAGGAGATTGGATGCAAGGATAGCCTCCTGTCTTGTTGGTATTCAGGCCGTTAAGGCCGTTGAGATTGGTGATGGCTTTGAGAATGCATCTAAATTCGGCAGTGAGGTTCATGACGAGATCGTCTATGAGGATGGATATAGGAGGCTAACCAACAGGGCAGGCGGCATAGAAGGCGGTATGTCCAACGGGGAGGACATCATCGTCAGGGCCTATATGAAGCCGATACCCACACTTAAAAAGGGGCTTAGGTCTGTTGATATCGATACACATAAGGAGGAATTGTCGGCATTTGAAAGAAGCGATGTCTGCGCAGTTCCCGCCTTGAGCATTGTGGCCAAATCTGCCGTTGCCTTTGAGATATTTAAGGCCTATCTGGAAAAATTTGGTTCGGATACGATGGATGAGCTAAAGGAAAGGGTTGCTGCATATAAGTCGTATCTAATAAAGAAATGA
- a CDS encoding shikimate kinase — protein MNIILVGFMGSGKTTIARILSRRHSLRFIDTDKLIERKEGLTIPEIFDKKGENYFREIEKQLIQEQLKYCDNCVIATGGGMPCFFNNMDRLKSIGWVVYLKTSFEVSKKRAMLSKDRPLFKNEKRAKDLYDKRVGCYKKAHFIVDADKDKDITVAEIEKKLFGEGL, from the coding sequence ATGAATATAATCCTTGTTGGCTTTATGGGCAGTGGTAAGACAACCATTGCTAGGATACTCAGCAGGAGGCATTCCCTTAGGTTTATAGACACCGATAAGCTGATAGAGAGGAAAGAGGGGTTGACTATACCGGAAATTTTCGATAAAAAGGGTGAGAATTACTTTAGAGAGATAGAAAAGCAACTGATCCAGGAGCAACTTAAGTATTGTGATAATTGTGTGATTGCCACAGGCGGCGGGATGCCCTGTTTTTTTAACAATATGGATCGGTTGAAATCGATAGGGTGGGTGGTTTATCTGAAGACGAGCTTTGAGGTTAGCAAAAAGAGAGCGATGCTATCTAAGGATAGGCCGCTGTTTAAGAATGAAAAGAGGGCAAAAGATTTGTATGATAAAAGGGTTGGTTGTTATAAGAAGGCTCATTTTATAGTGGATGCGGATAAAGATAAAGACATCACCGTTGCCGAGATTGAAAAAAAACTGTTTGGAGAAGGGCTATGA
- a CDS encoding HDOD domain-containing protein, with protein MKISIKDLVESVKEKLAFPKIAMRILRLFEEDDISVYQLAKIVSLDPILAAYILKVANSAFYNFSGKVKTLSDAITLIGFEEVKKIVIMVSAKNAFKVSDEMDRILWEHSLAVAVASSVINQQTRITDDGVAYIAGLLHDIGKIVFKKNEDMEYAPLLNEAYYEGKQAKELEEERYGYNHADVGGYLLQEWNFDQEIIDAVSFHHLNFTLKKTSDFLKKAALVNVADFVVNNYLAIGKAQKIDDFGALFELGAAKVIGFNQTDLALMIEDIQTKFEALREAMKEESE; from the coding sequence ATGAAGATTTCTATCAAGGATTTGGTGGAGAGCGTAAAGGAGAAACTGGCTTTTCCCAAGATTGCCATGCGCATCTTGAGGCTGTTTGAGGAAGATGACATAAGCGTCTATCAATTGGCAAAGATAGTCTCATTAGACCCCATTCTGGCTGCCTATATACTGAAGGTGGCAAACTCCGCCTTTTACAACTTCTCCGGTAAGGTCAAGACGCTTTCCGATGCCATAACCCTTATAGGATTTGAAGAGGTAAAGAAGATCGTTATCATGGTTTCTGCCAAGAACGCCTTTAAGGTTAGCGACGAGATGGACAGGATACTCTGGGAGCATTCATTGGCCGTGGCAGTGGCCAGCTCCGTTATAAACCAGCAGACCAGGATCACAGACGACGGGGTTGCATACATTGCAGGCCTGCTTCACGATATAGGCAAGATAGTCTTTAAGAAGAACGAGGATATGGAGTATGCACCGCTTCTAAATGAGGCATACTATGAGGGCAAGCAGGCAAAGGAGTTAGAGGAGGAGAGATACGGATACAACCATGCCGATGTGGGCGGTTATCTTCTGCAGGAGTGGAACTTTGATCAGGAGATTATAGATGCCGTATCCTTTCACCATTTGAACTTTACGCTGAAAAAGACCTCCGATTTTCTAAAGAAGGCGGCATTGGTTAATGTGGCCGATTTTGTCGTCAATAACTATCTGGCTATAGGGAAGGCGCAGAAGATTGATGACTTTGGCGCCCTGTTTGAACTTGGTGCGGCAAAGGTTATCGGTTTTAACCAGACCGATTTGGCCTTGATGATTGAGGATATACAGACCAAGTTTGAGGCATTAAGGGAGGCCATGAAGGAAGAATCAGAATGA
- a CDS encoding NAD-dependent epimerase/dehydratase family protein gives MRVFLTGATGFVGINTAKRLISEGHEVVAFVRNRQAAEELLGRRVEIVVGSIEDTDAIVEGLNGCDTVIHIAGQIKAHNLNSLYNTNRIGSRNVAIASRRLGIKSIVYVSSLAARGPDGAGGVVSHYGYSKRLGELEFIHNLFDTNLKIIRPPIVYGPYDRGMLELFKMAKLGILPRMDKYYSLIFIDDLVSSVVELAKRDSNAPEVYCISSGVYHCRDINEALLKASGRKRALYLPLNDKIAMLGLLFSTSRSPFSRDKIREIRPRAWTCDPEKLNKEIKFRPTIDIFTGFDITFRWYEEHGWI, from the coding sequence ATGAGGGTGTTTTTAACCGGTGCGACGGGGTTTGTTGGTATAAATACGGCAAAGAGGCTCATAAGCGAGGGGCATGAGGTTGTTGCCTTTGTCAGGAACAGGCAAGCAGCAGAAGAGCTCTTAGGCAGAAGGGTTGAGATTGTTGTTGGTAGCATAGAGGATACCGATGCCATCGTTGAAGGGCTAAACGGGTGCGATACGGTAATACACATAGCAGGCCAGATAAAGGCCCACAACCTCAACAGCCTTTACAATACCAACAGGATTGGCTCAAGGAATGTGGCTATAGCATCAAGAAGACTCGGCATAAAGAGTATAGTTTATGTATCATCTTTGGCTGCAAGGGGGCCTGATGGGGCAGGGGGCGTTGTCTCCCATTACGGCTATTCCAAACGGTTAGGTGAGCTTGAGTTTATACACAACCTATTTGATACCAACCTGAAGATCATAAGACCGCCTATAGTTTATGGACCTTATGATAGGGGCATGCTTGAGTTGTTTAAGATGGCCAAATTGGGCATCTTGCCAAGGATGGACAAGTATTACAGCCTTATCTTTATAGATGATTTGGTTTCCTCTGTTGTTGAACTTGCTAAAAGGGATTCAAACGCCCCTGAGGTTTACTGCATATCCTCAGGCGTATACCACTGCAGGGACATAAACGAGGCGTTGTTGAAGGCATCTGGCAGAAAAAGGGCCCTCTATTTGCCACTTAACGATAAGATAGCCATGCTGGGTCTGTTGTTTAGCACAAGCAGGTCTCCTTTTAGCAGGGATAAAATAAGGGAGATAAGACCCAGGGCCTGGACATGTGATCCTGAAAAATTGAATAAAGAGATAAAATTTCGCCCCACTATTGATATATTCACAGGATTTGATATAACCTTTAGATGGTATGAAGAGCATGGATGGATATAG
- the mtnA gene encoding S-methyl-5-thioribose-1-phosphate isomerase — MKSMDGYSPIVFNENDELLMLNQLLLPKEKQYIKAKTVEEVCKAIKDMVIRGAPLIGITAAFGLYLGIKDSQTKDEFLDRFESSVGCLSKTRPTAVNLFYALDRMKSVVEEKIDILPLYKLINKLRATAFTIWEEQKGQDERIGLFGAEFLKGKRRILTHCNTGSLATGGIGTALGIIKTMHRMGLLDIVYVDETRPYLQGARLTAFELKEEGIPFKIVTDNSCGMLARAKLMDAVIVGADRIARNGDTANKIGTYCLANMSRRHNITFVVAAPESTIDRSISSAGDIPIEERSQDEVLNCGGVRVAPDGSEALNFSFDITDSELIDAIITEKGVYRYPYGF; from the coding sequence ATGAAGAGCATGGATGGATATAGCCCCATAGTCTTCAATGAGAATGATGAGCTGTTGATGTTGAATCAACTCCTCCTCCCAAAAGAAAAGCAATATATCAAAGCAAAAACCGTTGAAGAGGTGTGTAAGGCCATAAAGGATATGGTCATAAGGGGCGCACCCTTGATTGGTATAACGGCGGCATTTGGCCTGTATTTGGGCATAAAGGATAGCCAGACGAAGGATGAGTTTTTAGATAGGTTTGAAAGCTCTGTTGGGTGTTTATCCAAAACCAGGCCCACGGCCGTTAATCTGTTCTATGCCTTGGATAGAATGAAATCGGTGGTTGAGGAAAAGATAGACATATTGCCCCTGTATAAGCTCATCAATAAATTAAGGGCCACCGCCTTTACCATATGGGAGGAGCAAAAGGGGCAGGATGAGAGGATTGGTCTGTTTGGTGCTGAGTTTTTGAAGGGAAAGAGGCGCATATTGACGCACTGCAACACGGGGAGTTTGGCAACAGGCGGCATTGGCACGGCATTGGGTATAATAAAAACAATGCACAGAATGGGGCTTTTAGATATTGTTTATGTGGATGAGACAAGGCCGTATTTGCAGGGTGCCCGCCTTACAGCCTTTGAATTGAAGGAGGAAGGCATACCCTTTAAGATAGTCACCGACAACTCATGCGGTATGCTTGCAAGAGCTAAGCTTATGGATGCTGTGATTGTTGGAGCCGACAGGATAGCAAGAAACGGCGATACGGCCAACAAGATAGGCACATACTGCCTTGCGAATATGAGCAGAAGGCACAATATAACCTTTGTTGTGGCAGCGCCTGAATCAACCATAGACAGGAGCATATCCTCAGCAGGCGATATACCTATTGAAGAGCGCTCACAGGATGAGGTTTTAAACTGCGGCGGTGTTAGGGTTGCCCCAGATGGTTCGGAGGCTTTAAACTTCTCGTTTGATATAACCGATTCAGAGCTTATAGATGCCATAATCACAGAAAAGGGGGTCTATAGGTATCCTTATGGATTTTAA
- a CDS encoding enoyl-CoA hydratase/isomerase family protein, protein MDFNSEFILFERDSDIGILTLNRADKHNAINREYMDELLNFLSFAEKEQLKALLITSSGKDVFAAGGDIEYFLKLTSKEDAFSMALQMHNILARFEDLEYPTVCAINGSAIGGGAEIILAFDIRFARSNIFIQFKEKAMGVTTGWGGTYRLVRLVGYSKALKVLLSAEKIDAKTAKDIGLVDEIYEESVLLDKAVEFCHNLKDDDVRLIKYIKRLAKESQFLNRDEGMQLERELFSDSWMFGKREEQMKKFIAKRV, encoded by the coding sequence ATGGATTTTAACTCTGAGTTTATACTGTTTGAGAGGGATAGCGATATAGGCATTTTGACCTTGAATAGGGCCGATAAGCACAATGCGATAAACAGGGAGTATATGGATGAACTCTTGAATTTTTTGAGTTTTGCAGAGAAGGAACAGTTGAAGGCCCTTCTTATAACCTCATCGGGTAAGGATGTCTTTGCTGCAGGTGGCGATATAGAGTATTTTCTAAAGCTTACAAGCAAAGAGGACGCCTTCAGCATGGCCCTTCAGATGCATAATATTTTAGCCCGTTTTGAGGATTTGGAATACCCCACGGTTTGCGCCATTAATGGTTCTGCCATAGGGGGCGGTGCTGAGATCATCTTGGCCTTTGATATAAGATTCGCAAGGAGCAATATATTCATTCAGTTTAAAGAGAAGGCCATGGGCGTTACAACCGGCTGGGGCGGCACATATAGGCTTGTTAGGTTGGTGGGTTATTCTAAGGCCTTGAAGGTGCTCTTGTCTGCCGAAAAGATTGATGCCAAGACCGCCAAGGATATAGGGCTTGTGGATGAGATATACGAAGAGAGCGTGCTTTTGGACAAGGCGGTGGAGTTTTGCCATAACCTAAAAGACGACGATGTCAGATTGATTAAATACATAAAGAGGCTTGCGAAGGAGTCGCAGTTTTTAAACAGGGATGAGGGGATGCAGCTTGAAAGGGAACTTTTCTCAGACAGCTGGATGTTTGGCAAAAGGGAAGAGCAGATGAAAAAATTTATTGCAAAAAGGGTGTAA
- the ftsY gene encoding signal recognition particle-docking protein FtsY — MGFLKNIADKLFKTKKGFTEKIHEESKKDEPITEEYLDFIEELLIESDFGVKTTMRIMDAINEGMSDGSVKTRQDVELKIREVILDVLKQVEKPLEIRHKKFVVLVVGINGSGKTTTIGKLASLNTDKGKRVMLVAADTFRAAAIEQLEEWAKRASASIVKQNEGADPAAVAFDGVSSGIAKNYDVIFVDTAGRLHTQKNLMNEVIKIKKAVQKAYPEAPHETLLVLDATIGQNAINQAREFNKALGITGIVLTKMDGTAKGGIIVAISEEFKIPIRYIGIGEALEDLKVFNARDFVESVFVP; from the coding sequence ATGGGGTTTTTAAAGAACATAGCCGATAAGCTTTTTAAGACAAAAAAGGGTTTTACCGAAAAGATACATGAGGAATCAAAAAAGGATGAACCCATAACCGAGGAGTATTTGGACTTCATTGAGGAGCTTTTGATAGAGTCTGATTTTGGCGTTAAAACAACCATGCGAATCATGGATGCCATAAATGAGGGCATGAGCGATGGTTCTGTGAAGACCCGCCAGGATGTTGAGCTGAAGATAAGAGAGGTCATACTGGATGTCTTGAAACAGGTGGAAAAACCCCTTGAAATCAGGCATAAGAAGTTTGTTGTGCTGGTTGTCGGCATAAATGGCAGTGGAAAGACCACAACGATAGGCAAGCTTGCCAGCCTGAACACGGATAAGGGCAAAAGGGTTATGCTCGTTGCGGCAGACACCTTCAGGGCCGCAGCTATTGAGCAGCTTGAGGAGTGGGCCAAGAGGGCTTCTGCATCCATTGTTAAGCAGAACGAAGGGGCAGACCCTGCTGCCGTTGCATTTGACGGTGTTTCAAGTGGTATAGCCAAGAATTACGATGTTATATTCGTCGATACGGCAGGCAGACTCCATACGCAGAAGAACCTCATGAACGAGGTCATAAAGATAAAAAAGGCTGTACAAAAGGCCTATCCCGAGGCGCCGCATGAGACGCTGTTGGTTTTGGATGCCACCATAGGTCAAAACGCCATAAATCAGGCCAGGGAGTTTAATAAGGCCTTAGGCATAACCGGTATCGTTTTAACCAAGATGGATGGAACGGCCAAGGGCGGCATAATTGTGGCTATAAGCGAGGAGTTTAAGATACCCATAAGATACATAGGAATAGGCGAGGCGTTGGAGGATTTGAAGGTCTTTAATGCGAGGGACTTCGTGGAGTCTGTATTTGTGCCATAA
- the eno gene encoding phosphopyruvate hydratase, with product MSVIVDVYAFEILDSRGNPTIKCKITTENGVVGVSEVPSGASTGDNEAVELRDKDERYRGKGVLNAVNNVNDKIANEIIGIDVFEQEEIDNTMIELDGTKNKSNLGANAILAVSMAAARAASIELGMPLYRYLGGLHANLLPLPMLNILNGGKHADNNVDFQEYMIVPVGAETFKDAMRMASDTFWALKGILKDRGLSTGVGDEGGFAPNLNSNEEPLQLIMEAIEKAGYRPMDDIALALDPASSEFYKDGKYIVGGEALTSDDMVALYKELVKKYPIVSIEDGLAENDWDGWEKLTDELGEYVMLVGDDIFVTNTELIEKGIENAIANAVLIKLNQIGTVSETLDAIRLAEDAAYNFVISHRSGETSDTFIADLAVATNAGWIKTGSACRGERIAKYNRLIEIEEELFPYGEYPTWK from the coding sequence ATGAGTGTTATTGTAGATGTTTATGCATTTGAGATTTTGGACTCAAGGGGAAATCCAACAATAAAGTGCAAGATAACAACAGAGAACGGTGTTGTTGGTGTATCAGAGGTGCCAAGCGGAGCATCGACCGGTGATAACGAGGCCGTTGAGCTGAGGGATAAGGATGAAAGATACAGGGGCAAGGGCGTTCTCAATGCCGTAAACAATGTAAACGATAAGATAGCAAACGAGATAATAGGCATAGATGTGTTTGAGCAGGAAGAGATAGACAACACCATGATAGAGCTTGATGGAACCAAGAATAAATCCAATTTGGGGGCCAATGCCATTTTGGCTGTTTCTATGGCTGCAGCCAGGGCTGCATCGATAGAGCTTGGTATGCCGCTTTATAGGTATTTGGGCGGATTACACGCAAACCTTCTGCCCCTGCCCATGTTGAATATACTAAACGGCGGAAAACATGCAGACAACAATGTGGACTTTCAGGAATACATGATCGTGCCTGTAGGCGCAGAGACATTTAAAGACGCCATGAGGATGGCTTCGGATACATTCTGGGCATTGAAGGGCATTTTGAAGGATAGAGGGCTTTCAACGGGTGTTGGTGATGAGGGCGGTTTTGCACCCAATTTAAATTCAAACGAAGAGCCGCTTCAGTTGATTATGGAAGCTATAGAGAAGGCCGGATACAGGCCAATGGACGATATAGCCCTGGCTTTGGATCCTGCAAGCAGCGAGTTTTACAAAGACGGCAAATACATTGTGGGTGGTGAGGCCCTAACAAGCGACGATATGGTTGCATTATACAAAGAGCTTGTTAAGAAATACCCGATCGTGTCCATAGAGGATGGATTGGCAGAGAACGACTGGGATGGATGGGAGAAGTTGACCGATGAGCTGGGCGAGTATGTGATGCTTGTTGGTGATGATATATTCGTGACCAATACCGAGCTTATTGAAAAGGGAATAGAAAATGCTATTGCTAATGCGGTGTTGATTAAACTAAACCAGATCGGGACGGTGAGTGAGACATTGGATGCCATTAGGCTGGCCGAGGATGCGGCTTATAACTTTGTTATATCGCACAGATCCGGTGAGACATCCGATACATTCATTGCCGACTTGGCCGTTGCGACCAACGCCGGATGGATTAAGACAGGCTCGGCCTGCAGGGGTGAGAGGATTGCCAAATACAACAGGCTCATTGAGATAGAGGAAGAGTTGTTCCCTTATGGCGAATACCCAACATGGAAATAG